A single region of the Serinus canaria isolate serCan28SL12 chromosome 1, serCan2020, whole genome shotgun sequence genome encodes:
- the SLITRK5 gene encoding SLIT and NTRK-like protein 5 — MYACCSTVTLEQDLNKKMHIWMLQTIAFALTSLVLSWAESIEYYGEICDNACPCEEKDSILTVSCENRGIISLFEISPPKFPVYHLLLSGNLLNRLYPNQFVNYTGASILHLGSNDIQDIETGAFHGLRGLRRLHLNNNKLELLRDDTFLGLESLEYLQVDYNYISVIEPNAFSKLHLLQVLILNDNLLSSLPNNLFRFVPLTHLDLRGNRLKLLPYVGLLQHMDKVVELQLEENPWNCSCELIALKDWLDSISYSALVGDVVCETPFRLHGRDLDEVSKQELCPRRLISDYEMRPQTPLSTTGYFHTTPASVNSVATSSSAVYKSPLKPPKGTRQPNKTRVRPTSRLPSKDLGYSNYGPSIAYQTKSPVPLECPTACTCNLQISDLGLNVNCQERKIESISELQPKPYNPKKMYLTENYIALVRRADFVDATGLDLLHLGNNRISVIQDRAFGDLTNLRRLYLNGNRIERLSPELFYGLQSLQYLFLQYNVIREIEAGTFESVPNLQLLFLNNNLLRSLPGNIFSGLSLYRLSLRSNHFSYLPVSGVLDQLKSLLQIDLHENPWDCTCDVVGMKLWLEQLNTGVLVDQVICESPKKFAQSDMRAVRAELLCPDYSDIVVSTPTPSPGQLPARTTPSSSTVRLNGTAAAAGGSAPAGGAGGGSSSVPLSVLILSLLLVFIMSVFVAAGLFVLVMKRRKKGQGDHASANNSDVSSFNMQYSVYSGGGHHHHPHLQQHPPHRGGGSGGGGGGAALPKVKTPAGHVYEYIPHPLGHMCKNPIYRSREGNSGEDYKDLHELKVTYSSHPLPPGGGAPPPPPPPAPGGEDAPARSPAYSVSTIEPREELLSPVQDADRFYRGILEPDKHSPSTLGTPGSTLPDYPKLPAAYTYSPNYDLRRAHQYLHPGPGDARLRETVLYSPPSTVYVEPNRNEYLELKAKLNAEPDYLEVLEKQTTFSQF, encoded by the coding sequence atgtatgcTTGCTGCTCTACAGTAACTTTGGAACAGGACCTCAACAAAAAAATGCATATCTGGATGCTGCAGACGATCGCATTTGCTTTAACATCTCTAGTCCTTTCCTGGGCAGAAAGCATCGAGTATTATGGGGAAATCTGTGATAATGCATGTCCTTGTGAGGAGAAGGACAGCATCTTAACAGTGAGCTGTGAAAACAGAGGGATCATCAGCCTTTTTGAGATCAGTCCGCCAAAGTTCCCTGTTTACCACCTCTTGTTGTCTGGGAACCTTTTGAACAGGCTGTATCCAAACCAGTTTGTCAATTACACAGGGGCTTCGATTTTACATCTGGGCAGCAATGACATACAAGACATCGAAACTGGGGCCTTCCATGGTCTGAGAGGTTTAAGGAGGCTGCACTTGAACAATAACAAGTTGGAACTTTTACGGGATGACACTTTCCTTGGGCTAGAGAGTTTGGAATACCTACAGGTCGATTATAATTATATTAGCGTCATTGAACCCAATGCCTTCAGCAAACTGCATCTGTTGCAGGTGCTGATTCTCAATGATAACCTCCTCTCCAGTTTGCCCAACAACCTTTTCCGTTTTGTGCCCTTAACTCACCTGGACCTGAGGGGTAATCGGCTGAAGCTGTTGCCCTATGTGGGCCTCCTGCAGCACATGGATAAAGttgtggagctgcagctggaggaaaacCCCTGGAATTGCTCTTGTGAGTTGATTGCTCTAAAGGATTGGCTGGACAGTATCTCATACTCCGcgctggtgggagatgtggttTGCGAGACCCCTTTCCGCTTACATGGTCGAGACTTGGATGAAGTCTCTAAGCAGGAGCTTTGCCCCAGGAGGCTCATCTCTGATTATGAAATGAGACCTCAGACACCATTGAGCACTACAGGGTATTTCCACACTACCCCGGCCTCAGTCAACTCTGTGGCCACTTCTTCTTCAGCTGTTTACAAATCTCCCTTGAAGCCCCCCAAAGGGACCCGCCAACCCAACAAGACAAGGGTGCGCCCCACCTCTCGCCTGCCCTCAAAAGACCTGGGATACAGCAACTATGGCCCCAGCATTGCCTACCAGACCAAATCCCCGGTGCCTTTGGAGTGCCCCACTGCCTGCACTTGCAACCTGCAGATTTCTGACCTGGGCCTCAATGTCAATTGTCAGGAGAGGAAGATTGAGAGCATTTCTGAACTGCAGCCCAAACCCTATAATCCCAAGAAGATGTATTTGACGGAAAACTACATTGCGCTGGTACGCAGGGCAGATTTTGTGGATGCCACTGGGCTGGATTTGCTGCATCTGGGCAATAATCGGATCTCGGTCATTCAGGACCGGGCTTTTGGGGATTTAACTAATTTGCGAAGGCTGTACCTGAATGGGAACCGGATCGAGcggctgagcccagagctgttcTATGGGCTGCAAAGCCTGCAGTACCTCTTCCTGCAGTACAACGTCATTCGGGAGATAGAGGCAGGCACCTTTGAATCTGTCCCCAACCTTCAGCTCTTGTTTTTGAACAACAATCTGCTGAGGTCTTTGCCAGGGAACATTTTTTCTGGTCTGTCTCTCTATAGGCTGAGCCTGCGGAGCAACCACTTCTCCTACTTGCCGGTGAGCGGGGTGCTGGACCAGCTGAAATCCTTGCTGCAGATCGACCTGCACGAGAACCCCTGGGACTGCACCTGCGACGTGGTGGGCATGAAGCTGTGGCTGGAACAGCTCAACACCGGTGTCCTGGTGGACCAGGTTATCTGCGAGTCCCCTAAGAAGTTTGCCCAGAGCGACATGCGGGCCGTgcgggcagagctgctgtgccccgACTACTCGGACATCGTCGTCTCCACGCCCACGCCGTCCCCGggccagctgccagccaggaccaccccctcctcctccaccgTGCGCCTCAATGgcacggcggcggcggcgggcggctcCGCGCCCGCGGGCGGCGCCGGCGGCGGCAGCTCCTCGGTACCGCTCTCGGTGCTGatcctcagcctgctgctcGTCTTCATCATGTCCGTCTTCGTGGCGGCGGGTCTCTTCGTCCTGGTGATGAAGCGGCGCAAGAAGGGCCAGGGCGACCACGCCAGCGCCAACAACTCCGACGTGAGCTCCTTCAATATGCAGTACAGCGTCTACAGCGGCGGcggccaccaccaccacccccacctccagcagcacccgCCCCAccgcggcggcggcagcggcggcggcggcgggggcgcggcgCTGCCCAAGGTGAAGACCCCCGCCGGCCACGTCTACGAGTACATCCCGCACCCCCTGGGCCACATGTGCAAGAACCCCATCTACCGCTCCCGGGAAGGCAACTCGGGCGAGGATTACAAAGACCTTCACGAGCTCAAGGTCACCTACAGcagccaccccctgccaccCGGGGGGGgcgcgccgccgcccccgccgcctcCGGCGCCCGGCGGGGAGGATGCGCCGGCGCGCAGCCCCGCGTACAGCGTGAGCACCATCGAGCCGCGGGAGGAGCTGCTCTCGCCGGTGCAAGACGCCGATCGCTTTTACAGGGGCATTTTGGAGCCCGACAAACACTCCCCCTCCACGCTGGGTACTCCCGGCTCCACCCTCCCCGACTACCCCAAGCTCCCCGCCGCCTACACGTACTCCCCTAACTATGACCTTAGGCGTGCCCACCAGTACTTGCACCCGGGGCCGGGGGACGCCAGGCTCCGGGAGACGGTGCTCTACAGCCCCCCGAGTACTGTCTATGTAGAGCCCAACAGGAACGAGTATCTGGAGctaaaagcaaaactaaacGCAGAGCCGGACTACCTCGAAGTGCTGGAAAAACAGACCACATTCAGCCAGTTCTGA